One genomic segment of Culturomica massiliensis includes these proteins:
- a CDS encoding tyrosine-type recombinase/integrase — translation MANFKICVRKKRTDNLYPVYIRITHHRKTAYIKTEKVVDKSGIRKGEVKDTEVLSYCTNLIKAYNSKLNQKDISLWTVNKVVNFLENEDKDISFSDYARKYIFEMASLRKMERNSKNYKWAYQSLERFANNENIMFSRLTSKFIQDWINSLANTNRAKEMYPICIRMIFNAALEEFNDYDHDIIRIKTNPFRKIEIPKADTPTKRALEIPVLQAFFNGSMPMTKYLSSRTEISRDVAEMVFCLVGMNTADLYELKKENLKGDLLCYHRQKTKKHRSDGAYLEIKIPLRIQHLFEKYKSDNEYLLNFNYRYQDSNTFNTNVNGGLKVYCKANNLPPICIYNFRHSWATIAQNNCHASTEEVGFALNHSSAHRITEGYIKKDYSPISVLNEKVITCVFGNCLQK, via the coding sequence ATGGCAAATTTCAAAATATGTGTCAGGAAGAAAAGAACAGATAATCTGTACCCTGTTTACATCAGAATCACTCATCATAGAAAAACCGCATATATCAAAACAGAAAAGGTAGTAGATAAATCAGGTATCAGGAAAGGAGAAGTCAAAGACACAGAAGTACTATCCTACTGTACAAACCTTATCAAAGCTTATAATTCGAAACTTAATCAAAAGGATATTAGTTTATGGACTGTCAATAAGGTAGTCAATTTCTTAGAAAATGAAGATAAAGATATATCTTTCTCTGACTATGCCAGAAAATATATTTTTGAAATGGCAAGCCTCAGAAAGATGGAAAGGAATTCTAAAAACTACAAATGGGCTTATCAATCTTTAGAAAGATTTGCTAACAATGAAAATATAATGTTTTCAAGACTGACAAGCAAATTTATTCAAGACTGGATAAATTCTTTAGCCAATACCAATAGAGCAAAAGAAATGTATCCTATCTGTATCAGGATGATTTTCAATGCAGCCCTTGAAGAGTTCAATGATTATGACCATGATATTATCCGAATTAAAACCAATCCTTTCAGAAAGATTGAAATCCCTAAAGCTGACACTCCCACAAAAAGAGCTTTAGAAATACCTGTATTACAAGCCTTTTTTAATGGCTCCATGCCTATGACAAAGTACTTATCTTCTAGAACAGAAATAAGCAGGGATGTTGCAGAAATGGTATTCTGTCTGGTAGGAATGAATACAGCAGATTTATATGAATTAAAAAAAGAGAACCTAAAGGGAGATTTACTATGCTACCATAGACAGAAAACCAAAAAGCACAGAAGTGATGGGGCATATCTGGAAATCAAAATACCTCTCAGAATACAGCACTTGTTTGAAAAGTATAAATCAGACAATGAGTATTTACTCAACTTCAATTATAGGTATCAGGACAGTAATACATTCAATACAAATGTAAATGGAGGTCTAAAAGTCTATTGTAAAGCAAATAATCTTCCCCCTATATGTATCTATAATTTCAGACATTCATGGGCTACCATTGCTCAAAATAACTGCCATGCAAGCACAGAGGAAGTAGGTTTTGCTTTAAATCACTCTTCTGCTCACAGAATAACAGAAGGCTATATTAAGAAAGACTACTCTCCTATCAGTGTACTTAATGAAAAGGTCATTACTTGTGTGTTTGGAAATTGTCTCCAGAAGTGA